One Calditrichota bacterium genomic window, CCCCTTCGCGGGTGATAAAGCCGTAGCCCTTGGTCTTGCTAAACCACTTCACTTTGCCCTTTTCCATACGGTGCTCACTCCTGTGAAATGTCCGCTTCAGCAAGTTCTTGAACAGCAAGAGCGTCTTCTCCTCTTCAGGCTATCCAGGTGAGCGCGTCGTCACCCTGACTACCCACGTTCGCGCGCTCGGGGTAATCAGTTCTTGTTCAACACCCAATCGACGAGTCGTTCAAAACCTTGCACTGCCTTCCCCAACCATTCGGACTGCCTCGGTGTGGCCTCCGCGAGGCGCTCGTCCACGGTGACGTTTGGGTCGCGGATGTCCCCAATGACCTCTACCGTCACCGGCACGACCCCTTGGGAGACCATGCCGAGCCGGTGCGCGGCACCATAAGAGACGTCGATGAGGCGGCTGGCAACCCACGGGCCGCGGTCCTTGATGACCACACGTACGCTTCGCCCGTTGTTCATGTTGGTCACCTTCACGACGGTGCCAATACGGAGATTACGATGTGCGGCGGTCATCTCCAGCGGGTCGTAGGGCTCCCCGTTACTCATCCGCTTACCCTCAAGTTCCTTCCCCACGTACGAGCAGTACCCCTCCTGTACCCTACTCTTGCTTGGGCTGGGGCCAAAAAGGCCCCCGCGGTACGGCCGCTCGCCGCCGTTGGCCTGGGGCCAATATGTTCTGGGGGCCGGTGTACACGACCAGATGAGCACGGCCAGAACTACACCTGCTCCCACGACGAGGCCACGTGTGGCTCTCTGCACCCTCTCTTGCGCTTTCATGAC contains:
- a CDS encoding septal ring lytic transglycosylase RlpA family protein, whose amino-acid sequence is MKAQERVQRATRGLVVGAGVVLAVLIWSCTPAPRTYWPQANGGERPYRGGLFGPSPSKSRVQEGYCSYVGKELEGKRMSNGEPYDPLEMTAAHRNLRIGTVVKVTNMNNGRSVRVVIKDRGPWVASRLIDVSYGAAHRLGMVSQGVVPVTVEVIGDIRDPNVTVDERLAEATPRQSEWLGKAVQGFERLVDWVLNKN